TCACCGTCCAGCACCGTCGTTTGAACAACAATCCACTGAATCCGTGATGCTCGAAACCGGCATTAAGGTCATTGACCTGATCCAGCCGTTTGTGAAGGGTGGAAAAATCGGGCTGTTCGGCGGGGCGGGCGTGGGTAAAACCGTGCTCATCATGGAACTCATCAACAACATCGCCAAGGGCCACGGCGGATATTCGGTGTTTGCCGGAGTCGGCGAGCGAACCCGCGAAGGAAACGACCTCTGGGAAGAAATGAAGGAATCCAAGGTCATTGACTTCGATAAAATTGAAAACTCGAAAGTGGCACTCATCTATGGTCAGATGACCGAACCGCCCGGAGCCCGTGCTCGCGTGGCGCTCTCGGGTCTGTCAGTCGCCGAATATTTCCGCGATGAAATGAACCAGGACGTGCTGCTCTTTATTGACAACATTTTCCGCTTTACCCAGGCGGGTTCAGAAGTATCGGCGCTCCTTGGCCGTATGCCTTCCGCCGTGGGATATCAGCCGACGCTGGCCACTGAAATGGGTGAATTGCAAGAACGCATCACCTCGACCAAGAACGGGTCAATTACCTCGGTGCAGGCCGTGTATGTGCCGGCTGACGACTTGACCGACCCGGCACCAGCCACGACCTTCTCGCACCTTGACGCCAAAACCGTGCTTTCGCGTCAGATTGCCGAACTCGGGATCTATCCGGCGGTGGATCCGCTCGACTCATCATCGCGCATCCTCGACCCACGTATTCTCGGCCAGGAACACTATGCGGTGGCGGAAG
This DNA window, taken from Acidobacteriota bacterium, encodes the following:
- the atpD gene encoding F0F1 ATP synthase subunit beta; translation: MSASNQIGSVTQVIGPVIDVEFGNNYLPPVYQALRVTSDGFEVPEPIDIILEVQQHLGEGRVRCVSMLPTEGIVRGMKAVDTGDQISVPVGKGTLGRVLNVIGEPVDKLGKVPHTKRYPIHRPAPSFEQQSTESVMLETGIKVIDLIQPFVKGGKIGLFGGAGVGKTVLIMELINNIAKGHGGYSVFAGVGERTREGNDLWEEMKESKVIDFDKIENSKVALIYGQMTEPPGARARVALSGLSVAEYFRDEMNQDVLLFIDNIFRFTQAGSEVSALLGRMPSAVGYQPTLATEMGELQERITSTKNGSITSVQAVYVPADDLTDPAPATTFSHLDAKTVLSRQIAELGIYPAVDPLDSSSRILDPRILGQEHYAVAEGVKRVLQRYKELQDIIAILGIDELSEEDRLTVARARKLQKFLSQPFHVAEQFTGIKGAYVKLADTIRSFKEILDGKHDDLPEQAFYLVGTIDEVVERAKNM